From the Hemicordylus capensis ecotype Gifberg chromosome 1, rHemCap1.1.pri, whole genome shotgun sequence genome, the window GAAACCACTGCCATGTGGAAGCATTTCCAGATGCTGCCTATATGGGGACTGGAATAACAGTCCCTGTTTTGAATACAGCAGCTTGCATAAATTCTCAAAACAAAAAGGAGATGGGTTGGAGAGCGAAAATAAACTGGGAAGTGAACTAGCTAGAACATTGCTATCATTTAAGCAGCTGTTCCACATGGTGGAGCTCTAATACCTTTAATAGAAAACAGCAACTGTAATCAACACAAAGGTTCCTATAATGACAATCATTTGCGGTAGATTATTCTGGTGAACTGACACCGTTGAAGGTGTCTGCCCAGCAGGGAGGAAAAAGATATATAAAACCAGTAAGTATAAAAGTGGATTAAATGCACGGTTGTGTAATGGACAATTGGCAATAAATGTAGAGAAGCTCTACACTGTTAATTCAAGTATCTCATTAAATCGGGTGGCATGTTATGAGTAGCAGTCTATTTGCACAGAAAGGATAGATAAATGGTAATAAGTGGCTGAAATCAAGGTAAGGCCAAGAAATGGATTGCTGGCCAGTTGTAACTCTGAAGCCATTACACTTAGTTTAGGTTATTGCTCttctgctacaataaatgtgAAAACCACTTTAATACTGATGCTTCATCTAAGAGTGCTTCATCTGCTATAAAGGGCGAAGGAGAATTAGAAAGGTAAGGAATTTTCAGCGTGTGGGGGGAAAATGGTGGTACCCAAAGTTTCCTGATGTGGCACCCCAATGTACAGTGTGTGGGCATTAATTTTTGTTCATCTTCAGCTTGCAGATCCATGGGGACAGGGATGATGCTGAGTTCATGGGCCACATCCTCAATAGAAGAAGTTTCTCAGGCAGCTCCAAAAGCAATTTGCTGGTTGCAGCTCTATATCTATAAGGACCGTGAGGTTACCAGATCCCTGGTGCAGCGTGCAGAGAAATCAGGATACAAAGGCATCTTTTTGACTGTGGACACACCATTTCTTGGTAAACGCTTGGATGATGTACGCAACAAGTTTCAACTCCCTCCACATCTCAGGTACTTATAGGTCTTGGTCACTTTCTTCAAGTGATACCTTTTGGTCCTACACTCATGTAACTGCAGTAATAGTTGGCCATACAGCATGGCTTTACTTAGTTCTTCTGTGTTGGTTGCTTGGGAGATGTTTAGACTTAGCAACAGTTGCAAAGGGAGTTGCTAGGGAGTGTGACTTCAACTGGGCTGGTGAGGTtactgagagagagtgagaaaacaTGACAGTTGGGAGTTACTAGTTGGAGGTTTACTGTTGACTGAGGATGGGCAGGAAGAGCTGGTGAGATGCAAGCAGGAAAACTTTAAAAGGAAAGTGGAGGGgtttgccactgcctcctcccatgtagtatgagaagatgcctttctgcatcttcctatatcgctgctgcctgatataggttgtCCCATAATCTgtgaaacataacagcggggatttgaaccagcaacctctggcttgataatcaagtcatttccctgctgcaccattgggtggtactggtcattaggatagttggtgcaaaaggtcaatgcactggaactccatctccaacacttgcCATTCCAAATTTCCAATCAGTTTGAGATTTTAGTGAGCAAGGAGCAGGACCTTCAGCCCTTTACAACATGCACCAGATTTGTCTTACCACTTCTGGCTGCACCTATGTTGTAGCCCCCTGAGGTGCATTTGTATCAGATCTGGCCTGCCAGATATCAGGTATCAATGAGTTGTAAAGCCCTGGTTTAAATATTGGCTTGTTGACCAGAAAAATCTTATTTTCTTCCTCTGTCTTTAGAATGAAGAACTTTGAAACAAATGATCTGGCATTTTCATCTGAGAAGGGCTATGGAGAAAACAGTGGCCTGTCTGTTTATGTAGCAGAGGCTATTGATCCATCGATTAACTGGGAGGACGTGAAGTGGCTCAGAGGACTGACTTCATTGCCAGTTGTTGCTAAAGGCATCCTTAGAGGTTGGTTCAGTTTAAGTTAAATGTAACCATTGATATTTATAGGAGgagtctgctgctgctactacagagTCATCTGAGAGAATGTAGAGGCTAATTTTGACTACAGACAGTAACTAGCATTTTGTTTTGCTAAACTGTGATATAAACTGCAGTAGAACCACTTTGGCTTGGGAAATACAAATTGAGCCATCATAAACAATTTTATCAGCCTCCTACCATTTGTTCATTGGTGAATAATGCGAAAACTAGTAAAAGGCCTATATAGGTGAATGAAGTAAGTGCACGTACGTGCGTGAAAATCTTGTTTCTACATATGTGAAGAAAAAATATAAAGCTAGTTCATGCAATAACATCTACATTCTGACAAAGTTTTCTGCCCTTTTGATAGACTTTGAAAAGCATAGCCTTCTTGTCAAAAGATTAATGCTTGAGTGTATCTAAAGAGATGCTTAtacttaaaaaattaaaatccattctTTTAAAGGATGCTGTTGCGGGACTTACCAGGACACtctacaacaattaaaaccaacacaTAATAACACAGTAACagtaacacaaaacacaaaaacacaaaacacagcaACACAAACAACACAGTAACAGTATTCTGTTCAAAaagaacagaataaatgacaccAGCAATACAGCATACTTGGCAGAGCAGAATAAAACAGTTCAGTCGACATGAGCTGACTGGGCAAATGAGAATGCTTTTGCCTGGCACTGCAATGGCCCCACAGATGGTACCACCCACTACAGTGTGGAGGGAATTGCACAGCTGGGCTGTTACAACTGAAAAGAAACTCTCCTTAGCTGACTAACTGAAGGTGGCGGCGGGGACTGGAGGAGGGCTCAGATGAACATAATATCTGGACAGGCTCATGTGGAAGGAAATGGTCTCTAAAGTACCTGGTTACCAAATTGTCTCAAAACTGATACGTAATCACCAACACGTGAAATTGTTTTGAAACAGAACAGTAAGCAATATAGTTGCGTAAAAACTGACGAGAGATATAACCAGTTCCTAATTAATAATGCTGCCCCCACAGTATTCCTTTTTCAAAACAATTGCTTTAGACAGTTCTAAGGAATGACCTTGGCTTGTAACTACACTTGAGAACAGATGTGATGGGAATGTCAGAACTTATTTAAAGCATTGTATATACAGGCCTAAATTTTCCTCTGAATTTCATATGGTATGTGGAATTTAGGCTTCTTCCTTTTTGTGTTTGAATATATCAAAGTCATTTGAAAGCAAGCCATGAAATGATTACACAAAGTGTGTTGATGATTACTCTGTGTACACTTCTGTCTATAATCAATCTCTCAAGAAAAGGATTGCTTTTGATGATGATGTAGTCCATTGGGAGAAATGTATGCCAGTCTTTGAGAAGAGAGTATCTTTCACTGGTAATGTGGTAATGTGAGGATCTTTCCAAAGCAGCATGAACAATGTCCTTGGACTTGGAAGACAACCTAACTCTTTTAGATTCAACTTGCTACAAAGTGTCTCTGTTAAATATTTCCCTAATTTGAGTCCTCATGTAATATTCCTCTGAAAAACTGAAGTCTTGATTCTGTTTGCTAATTTCAGAGTTTTGAAGTTGCAGTTTGCACAATTCCTACTGTCTTGAGTTGTAATTTAAGATTTATGCTTTTTTCTTTCTAGCTGATGATGCTAGAGAAGCAGTGAAGCATGGTGTGGATGGAATCCTGGTGTCGAATCATGGTGCTCGCCAGTTGGATGGGGTTCCAGCCACTGTGAGTATTGAATGAACAATTTAGAGTTGGTCTTGGAGAATGACAAAGACAGAAGCACAGCTAAAGTAATTAAGCAGTTTGTGTCTTTCTAAGAAAGCACATATGTCCTTCAAAATTGCTTGACTGCTAACATGATACACATGTGACTAGCCTTTGGTTTGCTTGGTGTTTGGAAAAGCTGCTGAAAGCAGAACAATTTGCTTGTGGTGTTCTGGCACTTGCTCTTTAGGCAATGGACTTCCAGCTGCAGAATTTGAAGGATCGGTTCTTGATTGGCTCTACCCAGAGCATAATCAAGAGAAGCAATACTAGACCTTCAGGATTGTTTTGTAATGGTAGGCTGAGTTATCTTTTGATGCattaatgtgattttaaaaaaacaagcagcaTTGAGTTGGGCAAGTTTTGATTGAACATGGATAAATAAAGCTAAACTACTTCAAGTAGGTTGTACAGAGAAAGACCAATGTAAATAACAAACAGTTTTTGCCTGTGATTTCTGACTAGGAATGTGCGAACAGGATTGATGTCtaatctgctttcccttcctagcCTACTTGCTTCAttagcaacaggtgttatctctcttgcaagaggatgaggggagttttagagttcatcctaaatCCAAAATGTCTTTGGATGCCAGATAACtcgcaatagctagttctggagtctgcttagatGGGCTCCCCACAtagagagagggtgtgtgaaCTAATCCCCATTGCAATGTGTGttgcttgcagccaaatctaggggagACCAGTCCACTACCAACTTTATCAACTGCCCCAAGTTCTGGGGCAACTAAAGAGAAAGCTAGCCTTTGAGTTGTCACTAGATGAGCcggcagcaccctcagacaaactgTTCCTGTAGATCTGAATAGGCGGTGGgattcatactgaagaaggcattctcttaaatacccttgacccaagccactaagggctttataggtaataaccagcactttgtattttgcctggaaacctattggtagccagaataaaaatttaataaagtCATTTCTATTTTATAATCTCAGGCATATCATCACTAGCTTCTCATGTCAATGATTTTCCCTATAGCCAAGCAGACAGACCAGCCAATGCATTAGAGTAGATCAGTGACAATACCTCTTAAAGCTAAGCAGGAGCTGTTAcaagctgagcttattctgcccagctcccagaagcttccctgtttacagctgcatctccaggcttggtgATTGCACTTTTGCCATGCTTAGGAGCTGCCCTGcagtgtgagctcccagtttacaTTACAGGCCCCTATGACCGGAGGAACTGGTTACATGGGGACAAGTGAGGGGTGCTTTCATCTGTggagcagggtcagccctggttgcatttgaatgagagaccacaggTTATCTCCCTCATGAGCTCCAATGGCAGGACAGAATTGATTGGCTGAGAAAAAGGTCACGCCTActtgagcctgagggggataactctACCCCAGTTCTTTCGGTCTGAGTTAGGTACTAAACAATACTGATAAGACAATCGGAGCAGATAGGGGAAAAATGCATGCAGAATAACTAGGAAGGGTgtaaggagcccccccccattggGAAAAGGCAACTTAGTTTGCCAGTCAAGCTTCAGATTCTAATCTGCTGTGCCCAGTTTGCTAATCCTCTGTGCCCAGCTTGCTGGGTGGTCTCCCAGGAACTGACAAGTGTGCCAAACTGGGTGGACTGAGATGTCCCTGgctccagcaaccagaagaagccttcacagtaagtgaacctaCACTCTGTTCTCAGTTTCTGGGGCCAGGGACATAtccatgggacataccacagcctgAACCAACTAAGGTGGGAGCGCGCGTGGCTACTCCTGGGAAAGCACCTGCTGTAACACCCTTCACCCAAATGCAGCTGGAGTGGAGGCACGAGAGTCAATTTTATAATGCCTCGTGAACATAGAAGGACTAGCCCCGGCTGGATCTATCGTCAGGGGAGAACTCTCTGCAGAACTCTGCAACCGAATGCTGCCCTAGCGGCTGCATGTTCATCCAGCTTGTAATGGCTGGAGAAAGTGAAAGGGGAGCTCCAGGTGGCCGCCTTGCAGATCCCCTCCAAAGGCCCTGAGCACTGCTGATGTGGCTGCAGACCTTGTAGAATGAGCAGTGATTTGCCCCGGTACCGGGAGATGCTGGGATTCATATGCTAAAACAATGCAGGAGCACATCCAACAAGCGAGAATGGCGGCTGAAACCTTCAGCCCCCTCTTGGAGGCACAAAAGTTATGAACAGGGCCTCTGACTTGCGACAATCTTTAGTATTATCGAGGTACCCTTTGAGCACCTGCCTGATGTCCAATCGGTGCCACTCCTTCTCCGCCAGGTGCTTCGGGtccaggcaggaggagggcaggtaGATGTCAGctgacctctggaatggagagttcACCTCTGGCATGAAGTACGGTTCCGAGATGAGCCTGACTGAGTCCTTCGAGAAGGTGCACAGACTGGACTTTATTGATAAAGTTGGCAGTAGACCAACTTTAGTTGCCCCAGAACTGTGGAATACACTTCCTACTGAGAtttgagctgctccatccctgttggcttttagggaacaactaaagacacatctcttcaatgaagctttttagctatctggTAGTGTTTATAGGTATTTTAATTTAATCTTTTTATATGTGTTAAATGTTACAATTTCTTGGTTtctttttattgctgtaaacctcctagagacttgggtagtgggcGGAAtacaaatacgataaataaataaataaaattcttccCCTTACCTCAAAAATCTCAGCATGGTGTACATCCCCCACTCTCTTTATCCTTACAATTACAGTAtaaaataggttaggctgagagagtctcaTTGTAAATTCTATAAAAGCTTTCTAAATTACTTTGGATTTGTTTACTTTGGTTTCTTCAACTCAATTAGCTTAGTGTTAATGTTGCTGACTGTCTCTAACGGACTCACAAAGTCAATTATGACTTGGTTAAATGTAGTCAAATTAATGAAAgttaagttagtaatgactaactggtctcattgatttcagtagtaCTTAGTGGTGACTATTTAGTCTGGAAAAACTGCCCAGTGATtcatccttgtgtgtgtgtgtgtgtgtgtgtgtgtgtgtgtgtgcgttaaGATGTTGCACTAAACTCTGTTTCATAATATCTGTTTGTTTTAGAGCAGAGTACAGCAACTTAACCAAATGGTAAGCTGTaaacagactttttaaaagactAGACAATGGAATAACGTCCTGGTGTGTCTGTGCAACAAGCTGTTACTTGAAACTGTCTTATGCTGAGTCAAACTACAGGTCCACCTAGGCTAGCCCAATATGGCTTACTCTGGTTGGTGGCAGCTCTCCATAACTTCAGGCAGAGGTCCTTTCAGCTTTGCTGCCAATGGTACCTTTTTAAAGCTGGAGATGCCGGGTACTCAACCTGGGACTTGACGCAaataaagcatgtgctctactactgaaGTGTGGGCCTGCCTCAAGTTAGATAATCAAAATAACTATTTAGAGTCGAAAGCACTTAGGTTCTTGAAACCTGACTCCTTGATTCAGCTTATTTGCGTTTTGAGAACAAGTCAAGTCCAAACTGGCAAACATTTCCTAGTGTCTAGTTACACACTGATGAAATGTGTGCTTTAATTATGGCTTGTGTCACACTCCAGGAACAGCACTTGGCAGACTTTGGATGTGAAAGTGAACATACATGTGGAAGGGAAAACCAAATATTTCTGGAAACAAAGTCAAACCTACAGAGGAAAAACAACCCTTTTCATTGAATGCCAGATGACTAGAAAACCCTCTAGGAATATACAAACCAATTGAACTTGCTCGTATTGATTCCCCTGCTTGTCTTGCAAAGCATCATTTTCAGTGTATGCATCATCAGTTTGTACTCTCATATATTCCCTTGCTCTCTTCCATATCAACTGAAGAGAGCAAGAGAATATAATAGACATTGGAGGAATGCTGGCTGTCTGGTTTAAGACTTGGAACTCATGTGGTTTATTTTTGCCACATCAGGTCCATGGTGCTAAATTGAGCTGCTTGGAATCATTGTTTTCAATGAGCATAATAAGGTGCTTGCATTGGTCTACTGAAACAATAAGTGACTCTTTTTGCTTTGAGTAGAAACATCGCCTTGTTTGAGAGAGGAGATTTGCAAATGTCTAATTTGAGGGGTTGGAATAGGAAATTTCTCTTCATTGTGTACAGTCAATACACAGCCTAGCATTTGTATTAACATTAAAAGTTAGCTTGATCCATAGTAATTTCTGAACAAGAAATTTGTGCCTTCCACAACAGCTCCTGTGAAGTTGTGCTAAGGAAACATTTTCATGGGGCAATGTCACAGAATAATGAgccaagcttttaaaaagtgtttataGTGCAAAAAGACAAATGCAACATGGTGAATTAGTTGTTTAAGTTAACTtgatattatttgatttttgctTTATGAATCCTCTTGCAGTGTAGCTGTAAGGAATTTGTTCTCTAAGTTTTTGAGTGGAAACCTTACAAATGATGTGATCCTAAGTCATGATGTGGCAATCATGTCAGTGTTCTGTCACTAAGAACttaaacaaaagaacagccctgctgaatcaggcccaaggcctagctatctatccagcatcctgtttcacacagtggcccaccagatgt encodes:
- the HAO1 gene encoding 2-Hydroxyacid oxidase 1 isoform X3, which gives rise to MHLPEVHSHLTPTSHCLLQEARFLSLPQLHQRCTACRSMGTGMMLSSWATSSIEEVSQAAPKAICWLQLYIYKDREVTRSLVQRAEKSGYKGIFLTVDTPFLGKRLDDVRNKFQLPPHLRMKNFETNDLAFSSEKGYGENSGLSVYVAEAIDPSINWEDVKWLRGLTSLPVVAKGILRADDAREAVKHGVDGILVSNHGARQLDGVPATIEVLPEIVEAVGGKVEVFLDGGIRKGTDVLKALALGAKAVFIGRPAIWGLVYQGEDGVKQVLQIMKEEFQLAMALCGCQSVKAIDRTLVRRDQWAASKI
- the HAO1 gene encoding 2-Hydroxyacid oxidase 1 isoform X2; this encodes MRLKLYPRMLRNVSVLDLSTSILGQEISMPICVAATAMQCMAHADGETATVRACRSMGTGMMLSSWATSSIEEVSQAAPKAICWLQLYIYKDREVTRSLVQRAEKSGYKGIFLTVDTPFLGKRLDDVRNKFQLPPHLRMKNFETNDLAFSSEKGYGENSGLSVYVAEAIDPSINWEDVKWLRGLTSLPVVAKGILRADDAREAVKHGVDGILVSNHGARQLDGVPATIEVLPEIVEAVGGKVEVFLDGGIRKGTDVLKALALGAKAVFIGRPAIWGLVYQGEDGVKQVLQIMKEEFQLAMALCGCQSVKAIDRTLVRRDQWAASKI